A window of Syntrophales bacterium genomic DNA:
GAAGAGGATTGTCAGGAGGGCAATATCGTCCTATTACCGATCAAGATATTGAAAAGATACATAAAACGAGTCTCAGGGTCTTTGCCGAGATAGGAATACAGGTGAACTTCACTGAGGCAAGGGAACTATTCCGTAATGCCGGAGCAGAAGTGGACGAGAACAGCCGGATTGTGAAAATTCCGCAAGACCTTGCGGAGGAGTTGATCAATAAAGCACCCTCTGTGATCTTATTGTGCGGCCGGGCGGAAAACGGCGAACTGGACTGTGAAATTGGCGGGAAAAAGGTCTACCTGGGCACGGGAGGTACCGCCCTGAATGTACAGGATCCGGGCAGTCGGGATTCTCGAAGGGCGAAACTCGATGACGTCATGAACATGGCACGCCTTGTGGAAGCACTGGATAACATCCATTTTTATATGCTCAACGTCTACCCCAATGAACTCTCTGTGGAAGAAGTGGATGTGAACCGCTTTGGAGCTGCATTGAACCGTACCCGGAAACATGTAATGGGTGGAGTCTACACCATTGACGGGGTAAGAAATGTCATCAAAATGGCTGAACTCATTGCAGGTTCCCCTGAAAAGCTCAGGGAACGCCCCTTTATCTCGATGGTAACCTGTCCCATCAGCCCTTTCAAGCTGGATGGAAGCTATACCCCTCTCACCATGGAGGCAGCCCGCAACAACATCCCCGTTGTGGTTCCCTCAGAACCCCTTTGCGGCGCCACGGCCCCCATCACATTGGCCGGCAATCTCGTGGTGCAAAATGTTGATACCTTAGCCGGCGTCATGCTTACACAGCTTACAAACCCGGGGTGTCCTGTAATGTACGGGTGTATATCCTCTATCACGGATCTGAGAGACATGAAATACCTTTCAGGAGCTGTGGAGATGGGGTTAATGAATGCAGCCGCAGCCCAGATGGCTCAGTTTTACCGTCTTCCCTATTATGCGACATCAGGAATGTCAGATTCCAAGGTAAACGATGCTCAGGCAGGATATGAATCGGCCATCACCAACGTTATGGTTGCACTGGCCGGAGGAAATTTCATCCACGATGCGGCCGGATTTCTCGAATTCTGTATGACCG
This region includes:
- a CDS encoding trimethylamine methyltransferase family protein, translating into MKVRRGLSGGQYRPITDQDIEKIHKTSLRVFAEIGIQVNFTEARELFRNAGAEVDENSRIVKIPQDLAEELINKAPSVILLCGRAENGELDCEIGGKKVYLGTGGTALNVQDPGSRDSRRAKLDDVMNMARLVEALDNIHFYMLNVYPNELSVEEVDVNRFGAALNRTRKHVMGGVYTIDGVRNVIKMAELIAGSPEKLRERPFISMVTCPISPFKLDGSYTPLTMEAARNNIPVVVPSEPLCGATAPITLAGNLVVQNVDTLAGVMLTQLTNPGCPVMYGCISSITDLRDMKYLSGAVEMGLMNAAAAQMAQFYRLPYYATSGMSDSKVNDAQAGYESAITNVMVALAGGNFIHDAAGFLEFCMTASYDKMVIDNEIIGMVMRAVEGIQVNDETLAFDLLKKTGPGGHFVSARHTRRYMRSEQYIPQLSDRENRDKWQDAGAKDTETRATEKANKILNTPPQSVLAKETRDLITKEIPGLQPSVMA